A region from the Drosophila takahashii strain IR98-3 E-12201 chromosome 2L, DtakHiC1v2, whole genome shotgun sequence genome encodes:
- the Itgbn gene encoding integrin beta-nu yields the protein MTSLVVKVILWFIFLSLIWGTSYSEAASIDEQCMHADSCERCLSAHLECAWCTDKEYQVGYRCLSRSQLVKYNCNESDIYENQPVLDVLQSKPLKDYETSDQAVQVTPQRAKLKLVKGNTQQIKLSYRTARNNPLDLYVLMDLTWTMRDDKETLEELGAQLSQTLKNLTANYRLGFGSFADKPIFPMILPQHKENPCAAERSICEPTYGYRHQLSLTDVIPNFTSAVKNSKITGNLDNLEGGLDALMQVIVCTNEIGWKQQARKVVILVTDGFMHLAGEGLLAGITQPNDKQCHLNADGEYTASLDFDYPSLEEIYRELLRRKINVIFAVTKEVEHSYRELSALMNEITYVDRLRADSSNILELIKKSYESLIKRTQFADNSPDFIEMVYYTDCGGQFPSLQKRNFCNNVSLGKQIDFYVDVTLKKYPDNKNYNYQIRVEETSLSEYMDLDVELQRPCPCQEIPDPTNEDGRFQCQNQGYLYCGMCQCDKGWTGTFCTCPTDATNVTSNEFLLQKCRQPLSDTTTSQLVCSNHGDCDCGSCLCDTGYTGPFCECRECLDCDEKLADCFCGQCVCKYGWSENGCNCEGKTDACVGPTAEICSQRGYCECEECQCDEPYLGKFCEVDPEKDNKLCLFYEPCVTCLIQQKQGMGTCDNLTEICSSSDRQDMHRHRFVSDLDLDQDLCLVRMVNKHGIQCDSFFAYQVIDHTNFLIIKDGECDPPDYVALVGYISAFTLLIGLASMFLIFWCIRAKDAREYARFEEDQKSRLLQENPIYRDPVGRYEVPKALSVKYDENPFAS from the exons ATGACGTCACTGGTCGTTAAAGTGATTTTGTGGTTTATATTCCTCTCGCTAATTTGGGGGACATCTTATTCGGAGGCAGCTTCCATTG ATGAGCAATGCATGCACGCGGACAGCTGTGAAAGGTGTTTATCCGCGCACCTGGAATGCGCCTGGTGCACGGACAAG GAATATCAAGTGGGGTATCGctgtctctctcgctcgcaaCTCGTGAAGTACAATTGCAATGAGTCGGATATATACGAGAACCAGCCGGTTTTAGATGTCCTGCAGAGTAAACCCTTAAAGGACTACGAAACAAGTGATCAGGCAGTTCAAGTGACTCCCCAACGAGCAAAACTAAAGTTGGTCAAAG GAAACACGCAACAAATCAAGCTGAGCTATAGAACAGCACGCAACAATCCACTCGATTTGTACGTGTTGATGGACCTCACCTGGACAATGAGGGACGACAAGGAAACTCTGGAGGAGTTGGGAGCTCAACTCAGTCAgaccctaaaaaatttaacagcCAACTACCGGCTGGGATTTGGTTCCTTTGCGGATAAGCCAATTTTTCCAATGATTCTCCCGCAGCATAAGGAAAATCCATGTGCTGCCGAGCGGTCTATATGTGAACCAACTTATGGATATAGACATCAGTTATCGCTAACCGATGTTATTCCTAATTTTACCTCGGCTgtcaaaaatagtaaaatcacAGGAAATTTGGATAATCTGGAGGGTGGTTTGGATGCCTTAATGCAGGTCATAGTGTGCACAAATGAAATCGGTTGGAAGCAACAAGCTCGAAAGGTGGTGATCCTAGTAACCGATGGATTTATGCATCTAGCTGGCGAAGGTCTGCTAGCTGGTATTACCCAGCCCAATGATAAGCAATGCCATCTTAATGCAGATGGTGAGTATACGGCCTCTTTGGACTTCGATTACCCTTCGCTAGAGGAAATCTATAGGGAATTACTTCGGCGCAAGATCAATGTGATCTTTGCTGTTACGAAGGAGGTTGAACACAGTTACAGGGAGCTCAGTGCCTTGATGAACGAAATAACTTATGTGGACCGGCTGAGGGCTGATTCCTCTAATATCTTGGAACTAATTAAAAAGAG TTATGAGAGCCTTATAAAACGCACTCAGTTCGCCGATAATAGCCCGGACTTTATAGAGATGGTCTACTATACGGATTGTGGTGGCCAGTTTCCCAGTTTGCAAAAACGGAATTTCTGCAATAATGTCAGCCTAGGCAAGCAGATTGATTTCTATGTGGACGTCACGCTCAAAAAATATCcagataataaaaattac aactACCAAATCCGTGTAGAAGAAACCTCTTTGAGCGAGTACATGGACTTGGATGTTGAGCTGCAGCGCCCTTGTCCTTGCCAGGAAATCCCGGATCCGACCAACGAGGACGGACGGTTCCAGTGCCAGAACCAGGGCTATTTGTACTGCGGAATGTGCCAGTGCGACAAGGGATGGACTGGAACCTTTTGCACCTGTCCCACGGATGCCACCAATGTCACTAGCAATGAATTTCTGCTCCAGAAATGCCGTCAACCATTGTCGGATACAACAACTTCCCAATTGGTTTGCTCCAATCACGGCGATTGCGATTGCGGAAGTTGCCTATGCGATACTGGATATACAGGTCCTTTTTGCGAGTGTCGCGAGTGCTTGGATTGCGATGAAAAGCTAGCAGATTGCTTCTGTGGCCAGTGTGTTTGCAAATACGGATGGTCGGAGAACGGATGCAATTGCGAGGGAAAAACTGATGCCTGTGTGGGACCCACGGCCGAAATTTGCTCCCAGAGAGGCTACTGTGAGTGCGAAGAATGCCAGTGCGACGAGCCCTATCTTGGGAAATTCTGCGAAGTCGATCCGGAGAAGGATAACAAACTCTGTCTGTTCTATGAGCCCTGTGTTACCTGCCTTATTCAACAAAAACAGGGAATGGGCACCTGTGATAACTTGACTGAAATATGCAGCAGTTCTGATAGACAGGACATGCATAGACACCGTTTTGTTAGCGACTTGGATCTCGATCAGGATCTTTGCTTGGTGCGAATGGTGAACAAACATGGCATCCAGTGCGATAGCTTCTTTGCCTATCAGGTCATCGACCACACAAATTTCTTGATTATCAAAGACGGTGAATGCGATCCCCCAGATTATGTGGCCCTGGTTGGTTATATATCGGCATTCACCCTGCTCATCGGACTTGCTAGCATGTTCCTAATCTTTTGGTGCATTCGAGCTAAGGATGCCAGGGAATATGCAAGGTTCGAGGAAGATCAAAAAAGCAGGTTGCTTCAGGAAAATCCAATTTATCGGGATCCCGTGGGAAGATACGAAGTCCCCAAGGCACTGAGTGTGAAATATGATGAGAATCCCTTTGCTAGTTAA